The Aythya fuligula isolate bAytFul2 chromosome 1, bAytFul2.pri, whole genome shotgun sequence nucleotide sequence TCCTCTCTGCgtttgcttttctctgtaaaaattCCTGTAAGCTTTATGCCTCGAAGCTGAGCCCCCCTCATAGGAAATCGTGCACAAACCAGCGTCATTCCAGTCTTTCCTATAAGGATACGGTTACCCCACTATTACAAACCACTCAACCAACTCTGTCACATGGTAGATTAGACAGCGTGGGTCTACTCATACACATAaagttgatttaaaatatattacaaaaatcAGCTGGGCTGCTTCAGAAACTCCTCCGTAAAATTAGGCTGCTTTTCACAAGACCTGGAGCAGAAGTTGGGGAACTGTGGAAAACTCAGGTCTTGCTGGAAGGTAGCTCTGCTTGTTCTCGTAACAAATAACTCACCATGGGCCTCGTCCTCTCCACAACAGCACAACCAAAGTGAAATCCTTCCCCCTGCATGGACAGAAGCCTACAGTGTATCAGACACGGGTCTTTCCCACACGTCTGCTACACATGCTTAAAAGATTTAAAGTGACCCCAAAACCTGGACTTTGCCTTGATTTATAGGGAAAATTCTTGTTTCAGCAGCAGTCGTGCTGTAAAGCCACTACCTGGTTAGAGCATCAAATTAATTGACGATGCAAATTGCTGCAGACCCAAGTGTCTTGGTGGAGTCTCGAATAGTTTTTGCTCCGTGCTCTATCTGGCAATTAGTGGCAAATTGGTGGTGAGGTTTTTAATCTGCTAACGTTcagaggagggcaggcagccagcaccaCACTCAGTGGAGTTTTCCATCTGCCTGAGCTTTGCATTATTATTAGGAACAGAGCTGTTtcaactgtgaaaaaaaagtgggaacagaaagaaaaaaaaaaaaaagttttattgtaCGTATTTCAATGGCTCATTCATCTGGTAAAAATCAGTTAAATAAATTGGCTTGCTCTTCCTATGTCcgagttttaaataaaaaaataaagcacaaactGACATTCTCCCTTGACCTGGTTATCTTTTCAAGCCTTCAATTTATGCAGCTTCAAGTAAGAGACATCCCTGAGCCCGTTTCCTGAGTACGAGATCGGGAATGAAGATTTTAGTGTGCTGTCTCTGAGGGCCAATTCCACCACGCTACCGACAACTGAGAGAGGATGGGAAGAGCTAATGAACATGAAAGACAAAACTAAGGCCTACATTTCCCCTGAATTACAAAGCTCAGCTCTGTAAGGGTTCCCCTGTGTCCTGGGAATCTAGATTTTAGGCCTGTTACTAGTTTTACAACGATATTCAACTTCATTCCTCCGTGCAGCACTTCTCATCAGGAAGTCtcaaagctctttaaaaagaaaactggcaTCACAGCCTCCTTTCCACAGGTGAGGCTGTCTGCAGAGCTCAGGCACTGACCTTGTGGCAGATCCAAGCTGCCTGACCTGCACGTAGCTCAGATCACAATCTGCTAGGCAGCGCTGGCTTGGGTGAGACACCAGTTGGTTATGGGTTATGTGGAGGGAAGAGGCTGAAAAATACCCGTAGAGGTTAGGCAATTTGCCCCAGATGAGCTGTACAGTTATTATGGGAGAGAAGCATTTATTTCCTCCGTCCCTACCCCTCCTTGCACACAGAGCAAACATGTGCAGCTATGTGATTAAAACAAGGGAGCAGAGGAGGTTTCACTAGCCTGAGAAGAAGATGCATACTGGGAGCATCATTTATTCATCTCGGAGCGTGTTTTAGCATCCCTTTTGCTGGAAAGTAGCAATAAAATGTAACGTATACACCACTTCTCCATGTCAAGCAAGATGAGCTGAGGAAAAGTAAAGTGAGGCAGGCCccaaaataaggaaacaaaataaaatcaagcaagTCTCATTAGAAGAAATGACTGCTTGTCGTTGCCCTGCTCCCGGGTGCTGCCCTGAGTACAGGGCCAGCCCACGGGAGGAGAAACGGGGGCAAGAGCACACAGAACAGAAGGACAAAGCACAAAACCAGCCTGCCCGTCAGcctctgcagctcccccagaAATCAGGCTGCATTACCCAAGGCACTCACTCGATCTGATGCTGAAGGTGCGATTCGAGGTGCTGTTACAGCCCTGTGCCTGGCTAGCACTCCCACATTACAGCCCGACTGCTCCACGGCTCATTCTGCTCGCTACACCTCCACCGAGCTCTGGGAATGACAGCAACAATCCTCGGGGATCTAACGGGGAAAAAGGCAAGGTGTTTTGACAGCGACAGCAGAAGCACAGCGAGCCACGCAGAGCTTGTGCCTGAGCCCCGTTTTAAGGATGCCAGGCACCAGCACAGACTGTGGCGGGTCAGCACAGACGCTGTGCGCTCAAATCAGTTTATGATTTGGACTCAGATACTACACAAACCCTACAAAGCCTGGACCATCAACCTGTGTGGCACATTTTCCTGACCCTCACCCACCTGCATATTCCACCAGAGAGGACGCTGCACCTCCCACTTCAGCAGGCTGTCCTCAGTCATTGGCATTTCACAGGGATGGAGGTTGACTTGCTGTTGGTACCAGCACTGTTTTTGTGCCTAATTCATCTCAGCTATCAGAGGACTCACACGTTCATTTTTTTGCCCACTGTGTCCAACAAAAGGTCAGGCTACAAAGTGGGTTTCACGAGTCAGGTGATCAATTAGGACTGAGCTCTACCATCCATTATGCAAAACACCTGAAAACAGACTAAGGAGGCAGTCAGGAGGAAAATACCCCTCGCCTGGATTTAAAAGTTTGAGAGCATTTTAGACCCCCAAATGAGCAATTCTGCAGCTTATGTAAACGTTAATCAGGTATCAGCTGCAGAATTCACAGCCTGTGCTCTGTAATTAAAGCACTTTAGAGTTCAGAGTCTTGCATTCTTAGATAGTTACAACCTACACACTCCTTTATTAGACCAGAGCTAAGATTCAGGGTAAAAACAAATAGTCAAAGATGAAAAGAATGCCTGCATGTGaaaacgcaaaaaaaaaaaaaaaaaatcttaataacatttcatcttatttttggAGAAACCAGGCAATCACAAGTTattgtttctgtgctgctgacaaGAGGGGGAAAGCTGCAGATTTTCAAACCATGGGCCAGGCTTTAGCTTTTCTGGGGAgaaaggcagggaggggaaTTCAGTTTGTCCTCTCAGACCACGTCCTGGGTTACAGCCAACCTGTACACCAGCCATGCCTAATTTAGCCAAGGTTTTCTCTAGGAACCTGTAAGCACAGGTAGTTACTGATCCAGAAGTAACTTCTCGAAAGTGAAGCACGCCCAAAAGGCACACGGTGCTTAGGGAAATGACACGGCATCTACTCTGACGTgcatttttccataaaacttTCTCCTACTGTGACTCCGACAGGCATGATTTATTACCCCACCTCTGGCTTTGAAGAAAAGAAGCCGTGATGTTTATAGCAGCGGTCCTCCAACGTGTTTGActtgcaggcacagcagctttCCCCTGCACAGACTCTTCCAGCTCAACCAAGCCCCACTCTTTTCCTCCGCTTCGGAAGTTTCTCCTTACGTTTGAcaggagagaagcagcccaAGCAAACAACTCACTCCTTGCTCAAACTCTGCAGAGGTTGGACAACAGAGGACGACTTACCTGATGTACCTCATCTGCTCAAACGTGCAGGCACCTCCTTGACCTTTGTACACACTCAGGCAGCAAATGAATAAAGATCCATACATAACCTACCCAGGAGGTAGCACAAGCACTTCCCTAATCCACAACAATCATAATTCAGCTTCCTCCACCACCTTCCTGCAGCTTTATTCTGCTGCATACTCCTAGCGAGGCTGATTTACAGCCCGGAAAGCAGAaccttgctgcttctgcttgcGTGATAAAATCTGATTCAAGTGATGCACCAGCACAGTACCTCAGCAATCAATTTCCTCAGTGTTTAAAGCTACACAAAGCCCTGCTTTCATGTTCAAACTGGTGCTTGTTcccctctgcttctctctgcaagACCTACATCTCTGCACATTGCTGGATTTTTGTCTGACAGACCACTAGGGGGTTAAGCTAATTTAAGAGGAATACATTTTCGCGAGGTAAAAGATGTGGTGTTTCTATAGACAAGGGAAAACTGatggcaaaacaaaactcattttgaATGCTGAccacaagaagcagaagaatgTTAGTGAAAGATTAatttgaggaaaatgaaaactgtgccTTTACGCTTGAATTTTTAATTGTCAGCTTAATGTACTCGGAGTTGCAGAAGAACAAGCTGCGTGTGCCGTATCAGCTAAGCACAAGATATTTATGCCCAAAATGTTGGTTTTCAGAAGTAAATAGGAGTTAAGAAAGCTACGCAGGAACAAAgctaagaataaataaaacccaagaAGGGTTTCCAGCCGCTGAATGCTGAGCTCTGTAAATGTCCAATCTCTACAGCCCAagcttcttcccttcctcatcCCAGCTATTGATGAAGAGGAGGGAAACGCAGAAACATagcacagcagctccccctTAATGTGTCACTTCTGAACACACTAAAGCCAGTCACTTGGGAAAACCACATCCCTGCACAGAAGCAAAGGGAAACGAGAGTGACAGGACTGCTGTTCGACGCACACACCGCACCTCTCttggcaaaaagtgcagctttctCCCTTCCAGATACCAGTGGCAGCAGACAGcttttctccctgctgcctgcctgtgtgCTTGCAGCTTTCCACGTTTTTTTATGGGGGAACTTGCCACTTTGCTCAGTATTCCCTGCTCAGCCACATCTCCCCCTACTTGTTCCCCTTAATTTGTCCCTCTTACACCTCCACCATACAGCTCGTTGGATACACCCCTTAAATATGGAGTGCTGAAGACTTACCCAGTCTGCTCAGTCACCTGGCTGGGTGTTGTGTCTGAGAGCACCCAGGACACTACAGAGGGCACAGCCTTCCCATGCAGTGCCTCCATCACATGCACAGGGCAGTTCAGGACCACCAAAACATACAAACGTCTCTTTAAGCACCTGAACGTGCTCTGAGCTCTCTCCAAGCCACAGGAGCACACTGATTACACAGCCTGTCATTAGTGGCACTGCTTGGAACCAAATTTCCTATCAAATTTCAGAATCAATTGAATTAAATCTTATCTGTATTTGCCCACTGCTGCTGTGATAAAGGCactgatatgaaaaaaaaaaatgaaaaatggagaaattcaACAGTGACACTCCACACAAGCTGtaatacttcttttctttctccttccctgacAGGGCAACAATATGAACCCTCGTTGAGCAGGAATACACAGCTCATGAACCCAGCCGTAAACACACACTTTTGTAACCAAAAATTAGTATCATTTTTCAGAACTAAGCCTCCACCACTCACCCAAGGTGTTTGTTGCGAAGTTTTTCTCAAGTCCATCTTCAGTCAATTCTCTGTTGTTCACCATACATCCTGCGTTGTTGATCTGTAAGACAACTCCTGTAAACACAAGCAACCTACACAACTAACCATACAAGCAGCCCATAATAGTTAGCTGGGTTTTGACACTGCAACACAAAGCTACAGGTTGTTTCTATAAaccatgaaacagaaaacatggcATGAGAAACTCAAAAGTTGCAACCAAAACAATGactgcatttctctctctctctcttttataaTTAGATCTGTGCATGTGAGCTGAGAATGGacaagagcaaacaaaaaagagacttctgcagcagcatttagggaaaatgaagcagagaaTTGCAGCACTGGTTGTGAAATCCAGACTCCTCGCTGGATAAGTTCAGAGGACAGGCGCTCCAAAACCAGACACATGACTGAAGTATGCGAACTTACCAACACGTTTAATTTATGTTCGTTTTTGAATTGTTCGGCAAACTTCCAGATTTCCTTGGGATTAGATATATCCACAATATGCAGGAAGAcgttctaaaggaaaaaaaaaaaaacaagttacaGTCAGCATCAACAGTGAATAGGCCCTGGTCACCATTAAGGCCTGTCTAGGTGAAAAGCATTTAAAGCCATATGAAAAAATATGGCTTTAAATCTCTCCAGAGCAGATCTAAAACACTTATGGCTAACATGCACAACTGGGAAATCTAATTCTTGCCCATAAAACAAGTTTAGTGACCTCACTCAGTTGCTGCTAAGCCGTGGCTTTTGAATGCTGACTGCCTGGTTGAAGAGaccccagcttttatttctgcctgGCAATCCTGCACAGGGAACCCACTTGACCTACGCATCGTTCAACCAGTGCTGCGTCATGTGGCATGGATGCCCCGTAAGGGAAAGCTCAGGAAATAGTGAAGGGATGCTCAAGGTCACAGCATTTGACAAAAtattaggttggaagggacctctggaggccccCTGGTCCCGCCCCTGTTTCAAGGCAGGTCGCTGGGATCAGGTTATCCAGGGACAGTTCCTTTATCTCCGAGGACGGAGATTTGCCAGCCTCTCTcggcaacctgctccagtgtttGACCCCCCCCagggtgagaaaacaaaaatccctgcTATCTAATCAGAACTTTTCCCTGTGTTGCAATCCGCATCTGCTGCCTCTCGTCCTTTCCCTGCACACCTGCCAGAGGAGCACGGCACTGCCTCTCTGCGCCCTCCCAACACGTGGCAGCAGATCACAGTAGGACGGGCGCCTCCATCCTACAGGAGGGAGCCTCCAGCCATGCTCACCACCTCCTCCCGGTGCTGACAAGGGTTGAGGCTCTGCCAGCTCCCCTGACAGAGCTGCTTCTTCCCCTGTTTCCATGGCACTGCACCTATCCTGCAAACGCACAGCTGCAGGCTGACAACGAGCCTGCCTTCTCCTGCCAGCAGTCACAAACCGCCAGGCTTCCCCATCTTAGGAGCCTCCACCCATCCTTTCGTTGAGCGAAGTTATAATTTTCCAAGCCACTAAAGCCAGAAGTATTTCCTCTCTCCAAAACATCTAAGAGCTTCTACTTCTTGTTAAGGGCAATTCTCTTGGTTTCTGTAAATTCCTGCTCGGTAACACTTATCAGCATACAAAGGGGATGTCAAATCCTACCCTTCTCCTGCATAGCCCTTAATCTCAAAGACATACCACAGATCGTCTTAGAGCATATCCCTGGAAAAGTCCATTCGAAAATAATTATGCAGAGAATATGTTctcactgaaaacaacaaataatcATTAAAGGGCCTCCTCTTTTCCctaattgtttctttaaatactcATTATACAAGCAGAAGAGATAAGTAAAGAAGCTGGGAAAATTATAAGGCATCGCTCCCAGCCTATAACTCTGCTTCCTTGAAGATAAAAACATTTGGCTTTTTCTCTTTAGCATTTTAGCTCCTTATTTGAATTAGCTCAGAGTTTTCTCGTTGTCATGCTCATTCTTGACCAAAACCTTGACTCTATTCTACACGCCAGATACCTCTCGAAAAGCTTTCTACTTTTAGAGCTACTACAACGAACTGCTGGAACAGAGGAGTAGGAGATTTGGGGGCAGATGTTCAATATCACAAGTGatttcagagactgaaaaagaTCTAAAACAACACTTATCTGCTGAAGCCTGTCATGCTGATGCAGAAAAAGGACCCACAGATCTGTTCCCTACCAAAGTCCTTGATGGCAGCAAAGCCATTTTCAAGGTGAAAGCTAATCTCCACGAGTAGATCTAAATTAACAGATCAGGAGACCTTCTTAGTTCCCAGGTCAAGGTGCAGGTGCCTGCCAAAGAGTGACTCCTTCCCAGCACTGAACTTTGGCATGTGTTGCTGTGGAAGCTGGAAATAATCTCTGGTGTATGTTACAACAGGATTTCTCTCCAGGTGATCAGGAAGAGTAAATTAGGTCTGGATGTAGCTTGTCAAGTTGCAGAAAAGGCATTTTCGTAACTCCCTGGATTATTTCTGAATGGGTACTTATAAAAAAGGATGTTCTTGGGAACAAATTATTAAACTGACTCTTCCCAGTGCAGTCCCATGTCCTACAGGGCCTCCTGGGCAGCTCATCTAACACTTCCCTGAATGCTCCTTTCCATGCAAGCGCCCAGTCCCTAAGGTCACCCACAAGTTCTGCAGTGTCCTCATACCCTTCCGCGACCCAACTACAGGTTTGCAGCCTGCCAAAGCTGGGTGTGCAGTAAAGGTGCTGCTTTCAGAGGAAGAACCCTGTCTGTCTCGGGTTGTGTTTCACCCAATGGTAGAGCACAACACGTGAAGGAACCTCCAGAGGTCATCAAACTCACCCCTTGACTGTCTGACTGCAGCTAGAAAAGGAAGTAACACCGAAAATCACCCGTCCTTCCACAACTGTGTCTTACTACAGCCAAGGGATTGTGCTTTCACAGACAGCTGGAGAGCATTTATCTCTACAGAAGGACTGATCTAATTCACCTCCAGTAAAGAACTGAAGTGTAATGCTGGTTGTGTCACGCTAGGGAGCTGAAACCAAGGAGCAGAAATGTAGTCAATATGTTATCCCTAACCATAAAAAGTCTTCATGATTTTTGATCCATATTAAAAAACTATTACTGGAATCCAAATACCGTGTTCGAGAGCCGAGGCACCACTTAAAGTGAAGAGAGCTCTCCACCCAAGGTAGAAAGTCACAGGCTGCACTTCCCCACAAGCACACCCTCCTGAATAATTAGCACAGCAACACTGACAGCTacagggggctgctgcagagtgatgtaagcagaagcaaaaagaatCCCTAACAGAAGGCAAGGAGATAAGGAAGAGATCCTATAAAGATCACGGGGCTGGGACCACATACAGGAGTTGATAAAACAGGAAATCAATAACATGTCATTCATACACAGAAAACCTCCGACTCCAATGCCGTAAACGCGTTAATGTTATTGCGAGAGTGTTGCAATGAATTAACTTTCAAAAGCCTCAGCCACACTGCTAGGAATAGTAAGCAGGGCATGACAAAGCATAATGACAGCATAACACTAAGTAACACATGCTGCTGGTGATGTCATTGACCACAGAGAACTGAAAACATCCCccatatgaaattaaattacttgAAACTGTATCAATGATACGCTACTGTGTGTTTCCATGTCTGTATGGAGATactatgaaaagcaaaacagccaAACAGTGAAACAGAGTATCTCAAGACCCCTGtggtagtaaaaaaaaaaaaaaaaaaaaagtgaagtaagCTAAGGACTGAGGAACAGCTCACCTGATTGCCCGTTTCTGTCACTATTTCTCCTTTGGCATCCTCAGCTCGTTCCTTATTCCGGCAAACCAGGTGAACCGTGCCACCTGGTGGATTTCAACGAGAAACACATTTGACAACTAATTCCTAAATATGTCATcggcaaaaagaaaagggttaGAAAGTGATTTCCAGTTCAGAGTTCTTGTTTAGGGTTAGTTTTTGGtacaagtaagaaaaaatgagaaacctTTAGTGACTGCTTCCAGTCTGTGGGATATCTGTAGCCTTCCAGTAGCAGTGGCATTCCTGGCAGGGCCCACGGGCTATTAAGGGTGTTTCGACAAAACATTTAGGACACAGTGAATGAATGAAGAAATGTAACAGGGTCCCCAAGTACGGCTGTACGTACAGAGAAGGCCACTGCAGCCTAGGCACTGTCTGCTCAAACTATTTTCTGTTAGgtttgcacagcatttttagTGTTGATGAAATACCAGGGCTGCACTGGAAATTAAAGCTAAGGCATTTGTATCACAAACGCTTGTTTTGGCACATCTTAGGAAGTTTACTAAAGGGCTTGAACAGCACAGGTGACTGGAGTTGCTCTGTGAAAAGGGAACACAAAACACCAGCTATCAAAGTTCTTCTCAGCAGCGGAAGATGAAATGACTTTATGCTTTGATTCCCTGATTGTTACAGGCAATTTGTTAATCTCAGTCACGGGAACACATGAACTCTTTACTTTTATCTGTTCTTGAAGGGGTTTTAAAGTTTGCAAGCAGTCCAGTGCCAGAAGGCTTAAGCAATGCAATCCCAAAGGAGTGATGATCCAGAACCCAAATGCAAGACACCAAGTCTATCCTAGGCATAGAGCAGCCATGTAGTGCACGGCCCCGTTTGGGCTCCAAAAGTGCAATTGTCTGTCCATAAGAGATGTTTTTCCATGGAGCACAATTACAGCAAGCATTCTTGGCACACAGCTGGTGCTTCGAGGCTCTTGTGAAAATTTCTAACAGGGTGCGACTCCTCCGTCACCAGTCAGAGTTGGTCGCATTACTTCTTCTGAGTGCCCAACTGAAACTCCTGAATCCAGGATAATTATAATAATGACACTACCCAATGCTTAAGACACGTCTCATCTTCAACCTGTTTGTGCTACACATACGCTGTGCGTGGAGAGTTCAGTGAAGCGCCGAACACAGGCAGATCAGAATGAAAGGCAGACTGTGCCCCAGTGAGATTAGATTTCACCAGTGAGAAAAGACAAACGTCAGAAGAGGCAGTGTACAATGCTCATCTGTTCGGCCACTCAGCACCCGTAGGCTTCACTGCAAAGGAGGGCTTTAGTGAGAGATCTCAAGGCAGTTGTGCTTGAAGAGCTCTTCCTGAAGCACAAAGTAATGTGCACTTGCATAAATTAAACACAAGGAAGAGATGGCTGGCCTTCCAGTTGATCATGAACATTCTCACAGTCCATGGTAAAGTCCCAGTGGTGGGTTTGAAGGGCTCTGAATATGGGCATTTTCTTGCTGCCAAGGAGAGGGAGTTGTTTCGGTATGACTCATGGActacaaaaagcatttaaatgtattttccatggTAAAGATCTAAAATTATCCAAATTTAAACAACACTGGCAACTGTCAACACGGCTGGGACAAGACCACATCAAACCAGAAGTGCAGTTCATAAGTCCCACAGGAAAGCCCAACTCCACAACACCCGTATGTAccgggtctggctgggatggagttaacatTCGCCATAGTGGCTCATACAATGCTGTGCTAAAACACTGCTGGTAACACACTGATGCTTTATCTGGTGCTGAACAATGCACAGTGCCAACAGTGTCCATGTCTCACTTTGCCCCTCCAGTGAATAGACTGGAGGGTGCAGATGAGGTTGGGTGGGGACACGGCCAGGCAGCTTATCCCAGCTAAACAGAGAGTCTGTGCTGCATATTATCATGCTCAACAGTAAAGAGGGAATACAGGGGGTTCAGGAGTTGCCATCTTTTGCTTGGGAactggctgggcattggtctACCTGTGGGAGGTGGAAAAGGATTGCTCttgcatcacttgttttattttctttgtctcttctttcactttttcacTTAATAAACTTGGTGgggtttttttccctcttcttttgaaACTGGACTCACAAGTTCTCACTTCTGTTCTTCcacacagcattccaccagctactaggaagaaaattaattctgttctaactgaaaccaggacacctctTCCTCCATCCTACCAAGGGTGGAAGGGGAAGTGAACAAGCAGATGTGTGGTACTTTGCTGCCTACTGGATTTAACTCACTATGCCATATGACACTGATTCAGAGAAGAGCTGAAATCAGGCTACAGAAGGTGTCATCTCAAGACTACCATAGGTATGATGTGCATGAACATAAAGCCAATGTAGCTTGGTTATTCTTCTGCCAAGTCTGAACTCCTTAATTTCTTGTCATGGTGAAGAGATTCAACTAGAACCCAGAGTCCCAACAGCTGACATAGAGTTTCAGAGCAACATATGCAAGGATGGCATCAGGAAGACActgataaagacattttaactTCACATGCACAGCCATGGCCTAAAAGGGTATCTATCAGACAAGAAGTCTGAGTCCAACGTTATTATCCAGGCTCCAAATTCTAGACGTGACCAAATCCTGTGAGTATCAGGCCAGCCTGACAGCATGCAACACCTGGCAGTGAGCAGAACAGCCACCAGGCAAAGCAGTAAGGTCATTATGTGTAATGGCAGTAATGGGAACCTGAGATCAATCATATATTGGCACTGATGGGATCTTTAACCCAAAGGCTCTTTATGCCAATAATTTTGAGTTAGTTTAATTTAACTAGGTCCCCACTCTCCTTTATTTGAGAGTTGCTAGAGCCTAAGCAGGCAAAGAAAGCAACGAGCTCCTCCATTTTATTATATATGCCCAAACTCCTGTCACTCTCACACAAGGAGAATTATTTTAGcctaaagggatttttttttttccttaaaaagtagCTAGTTTCAGTTCATACCATCTCCCTGTTtacagataggaaaaaaaataggtctgCATGTAATCAGTTAAGGGGCACAAATTCCAGGTTGTTATTTTCAAGATCAAGCACAATACTTCACTCTCCCATCTCCAGCTTTGCAAAGtcaatttgctttctttcatcaTATGACACATTTGTAAGTTGTTCAAATAGTTCAAATTCTGCCAGGCTGCTACTTGTACTCAAATAGACCTTGGTAAGTCACTGACATGTTCAGATGATGTTATAACATAGGCAAGATTGGTAAAGATGCACGTGAGAAACTTTGTAGGTTTTctccactgatttttttgttccactctttcagttttctcacACTTAATCCCTTAACCCATACTAATAGCACTGTAAAATAAACTGCCTGGCCTTTTTAAAGGAGCTTTTTCTGTACAGATCTCCTGGGGTTCCTCATTTCTGCCCTGGCTCACCTCTCTTTGCTATCTCTTTGGCTGTGGCCTTGCCGATGCCGCTGTTTGAGCCGGTGATCAGGAAGGATTTTCCAGACACATTCACCTCGAGATCTGCGGGGTTGAAGTGCTTGGAGGCAGATTCATAGCCGCTCCTAGGCAGATCAGAGACCACTGTGTGAGGAACCAGAAGCGAGCACACCCAGCTAACCGCAGGGAAGCTTGAGGAGCGCTTCCCCTGCACAGctcagatacttttttttttttttttttttttttttttttcccagcagatgCAATGTAGGCTTaatttcccctctccccactgcTCTCTGTGCTCTTTGGACAGGAAACACCCCGTGCCAGGGACTGTTCCAGTTATGTGCCAAAATCTGGGAGCGTTTTGCACGGCACAAACCGCGCTGGGGACCTGGGGCGGCTCCGAGTGAGCTCAGGCGGGCTCCCCCTCCCATCCTCAGGCAGCACCCAGAGACAAGGGGTTGAAATTCGCCTGCCCTGGCGTTGAAGTTTCGGTTTCAAGCCGAAAACAAACGCGGAAAGCCTTCAAATAGTTAACACCTTCCCCCACCAACACCGCCCCGACAAAAACCACAGCGCGGCGCCCGCCCCGGGGCAGCGCCCCGCCGCCACcgtcccccggccccgctgtaGGGGCTGCGGCCGCCGGTACCTCGTGTATTCCCGCAGCCCCTTGACGAACCACACGGTGTTGCGGTACCAGGACATGGTGGCGGTGCTCCTGTCACCGCCACCACGGTGCCGGCCCCGCCTCTGCCCTTACATAAAGGGGCCCGGTGCAGccctgcccgcccgcccgccctgAGGTGACggcccgcccggcccggcccggccccgccgc carries:
- the DHRS12 gene encoding dehydrogenase/reductase SDR family member 12 isoform X2, with the protein product MSWYRNTVWFVKGLREYTRSGYESASKHFNPADLEVNVSGKSFLITGSNSGIGKATAKEIAKRGGTVHLVCRNKERAEDAKGEIVTETGNQNVFLHIVDISNPKEIWKFAEQFKNEHKLNVLINNAGCMVNNRELTEDGLEKNFATNTLGTYVLTTALLPLLEKEADARVITVSSGGMLVQKLNISDLQSGSGTFDGTMVYAQNKL